One window of Scheffersomyces stipitis CBS 6054 chromosome 1, whole genome shotgun sequence genomic DNA carries:
- the NUP170 gene encoding nuclear pore complex subunit produces MAIPTSVPLNVGSSVPPRPTDANSKYIAPTLKLKDVSDSLQFHQDRNSSSMNSSRGNLSKRFLHPMSLDAKEVNYKINVPNFANLPPLQLGSKFITDLNKIDSLTPSDLYYGETINKTETGLDNYYFDYDNGLGEFSRFEKINQLNLPDKFFDEYNSTECITKQGMFPEIERSWIAIDNKLVLWNYKVPQSSFNQSSQFLTIDQIRHTILTVKLVKPKPGVFVPEVNYLLVVATTIDIHIFIIKYDSSFNNLEIFNPDLSISSQGLIVNNFTVNPKTNDIYFSGEGDGINIWRLDYSNKSSFIKNKCDKICLTKSGLSSVIPNKLPGLGLFDYSETSNNDKSTAPNNIPELLVQLEVDPERDILYSLSNKSIIRVYKLQPKQEQLHEASRLTPNQIFKSASSLFVDTANIKVFERFKVISIQHISPQESGAVQLIAITSNGCRILLKLGSSSTFGSLISSSFASSSLASAMRLNLATIKFPPSRDVPVINPELDSFTRNKQYLAQLVANQQKSQLLKNTKIAKVISPGVFICVKKTKKSDKLFIATANYGFLKKNNKLVEDAEFIKYGANDDTSFTYINDIIQLTPSMNATNTPNGYANVLASQYTKQPLRFALLTNFGIIIYQFKLTDQILKTLKEETIENFIEENGFEETCSTLLYLSCSYGHHNSNDLFKRKAQILFSTCGNSARLTDSTQLQTHQNNALLPHQQQLANIGATSESHPTVDQVVLSDRFYGTCLLISRLFRECWNKNVFVKLPHIKSNTLGEIEVASVKEDNLLIKGLNIDKKQVEFFIGSIIVLIDFFVENGNSIQGLNAPNYSSDPSQFESEVCLRAEHIAFTSIIKSLNSMKEALSFLMVLIEEIQINQSNFNDIFKFLSLTNQVNLLSLSFKDLLLPNREVKNLIKDLLSSIINKNILKGGSIDLIASSLQGRCGSFCSTDDVLIFKAIENLTRAKNIGYRDAEIKSKCLKNAVILFEEAHESLTLENIENSVNIMLDLEYYVGAVGLLLKLAHKVGSNPKIPNAQFDQINAHDNSKKNTRAIEDNKKRSQLFNLVFKILTSVDSKAIKITETNNQLLINEFIEVRDSAYESCFASQDKAFHYEFYQWFIDQGVSERLLEIDTPFILPFLEERSEKTLALSDLLWLYHSKREHYFEAASILYSLAISEFALNLNQRIEYLSRANGFCNCVCPPNLRQKMIQLSSVIQELFDVANVQLDILAAINSDSRISKENKDIATSALNFKILTISDLFNTYADPLGYYDLCLLIFKISDYKNTDDILKRWELFFEKIFHEFLVKNKSSSEAFYILVNKAFSLIGSRLSSNDLVFPIDELIKLISKYLQEAIEENPVSQKPPKGAIIDMFVKSGVGYDKLYYVIKSLIEHNTFEIYPGFTNDLKTNEMAYLIKNWYNSDKKLRELISSDKIRKLEDYSLEVDPISDLVKHGGVLF; encoded by the coding sequence ATGGCGATTCCCACGTCTGTGCCGCTCAATGTGGGTTCATCAGTGCCCCCGCGGCCCACAGATGCAAATTCCAAATACATCGCACCGACTCTCAAATTGAAAGATGTCTCTGATTCGCTCCAGTTCCATCAAGACAGAAACTCCTCCTCCATGAACTCATCAAGAGGCAATTTGCTGAAACGCTTTTTACATCCGATGAGTCTTGATGCCAAAGAAGTCAACTACAAGATCAATGTGCCCAATTTTGCCAACTTGCCTCCATTGCAATTGGGCTCTAAGTTCATCAcggacttgaacaagatcgaTTCCTTGACTCCATCGGATCTCTACTACGGAGAAACTATCAACAAAACCGAAACGGGCTTGGACAATTACTACTTCGACTACGACAATGGCTTGGGCGAGTTTTCCCGCTTCGAAAAGATTAACCAGTTGAATCTCCCCGATAAGTTCTTTGATGAATACAACTCTACTGAATGTATAACCAAACAGGGCATGTTTCCCGAGATAGAAAGATCGTGGATTGCTATCGATAACAAGTTGGTCTTGTGGAACTATAAAGTGCCGCAGCTGTCGTTCAACCAATCATCGCAGTTTCTCACAATTGACCAGATCAGACACACCATCTTGACAGTAAAACTCGTCAAGCCCAAACCAGGCGTATTTGTCCCAGAAGTCAACTACTTGTTAGTTGTGGCCACCACAATCGACATCCacatcttcattatcaaataCGATTCttcattcaacaatttggaGATCTTCAATCCCGACTTGTCTATCTCTTCTCAAGGATTGATTGTCAACAACTTCACAGTAAACCCCAAGACGAACGACATATATTTCAGTGGAGAAGGAGATGGCATCAACATCTGGCGCTTGGACTattccaacaagtcgagcttcatcaagaacaagtgTGACAAGATCTGTTTGACTAAAAGTGGCCTTTCCAGCGTGATTCCTAACAAGTTACCTGGTCTCGGTCTTTTTGACTATCTGGAAACTtccaacaacgacaagtcGACCGCTCCCAACAACATCCCAGAGCTCTTGGTCCAGTTGGAAGTTGATCCAGAGAGAGATATCTTGTATTCGTTGTCTAACAAGTCTATAATCAGAGTCTACAAGCTTCAGCCAAAGCAAGAACAGCTCCATGAAGCCAGCAGATTAACGCCCAACCAGATATTCAAATCTGCCTCTAGTTTATTTGTAGATACTGCCAATATCAAGGTGTTTGAGCGTTTCAAAGTTATCAGCATTCAACATATTTCTCCTCAGGAATCTGGGGCAGTACAATTAATTGCTATCACCAGTAATGGCTGTCGAATCTTGCTTAAGTTAGGTTCCAGTTCAACTTTTGGCTCCTTgatttcgtcttcgtttGCCAGCAGTTCTCTCGCTTCCGCTATGAGGTTGAACTTGGCCACTATCAAGTTCCCCCCTTCAAGAGATGTTCCTGTGATAAACCCTGAGCTTGATTCTTTtacaagaaacaaacaGTACTTGGCCCAGTTAGTAGCTAATCAGCAGAAATCTCAGCTTTTGAAAAACACCAAAATCGCGAAGGTTATCAGTCCTGGGGTCTTCATCTGCGTGAaaaagacgaagaaatccGACAAGTTATTCATTGCTACTGCTAATTACGgctttctcaagaagaacaacaagttggtggAAGATGCCGAATTTATCAAGTATGGTGCAAATGACGATACTTCTTTCACGTACATTAATGACATCATCCAGTTGACACCATCAATGAATGCTACCAATACACCAAATGGCTATGCTAACGTTTTGGCCAGTCAATACACTAAACAACCTTTGCGTTTTGCTTTATTGACAAACTTTGGTATTATCATCTACCAATTCAAATTAACTGAtcaaatcttgaaaactCTTAAGGAAGAGACAATCGAGAATTTCATAGAAGAGAACGGTTTTGAAGAAACCTGTTCCACATTGCTTTACTTGTCATGTTCTTACGGCCACCATAATTCAAATGACTTATTCAAGAGGAAGGCACAGATATTGTTTTCTACCTGCGGTAACAGCGCCAGGTTGACGGACTCCACACAATTGCAGACTCACCAGAATAATGCTCTTTTGCctcatcaacaacaattggCTAATATTGGCGCAACAAGTGAGTCTCATCCCACAGTAGATCAGGTTGTGTTGAGTGACAGATTCTATGGTACTTGtttgttgatttccagGTTGTTCCGTGAGTGCTGGAACAAGAATGTCTTTGTTAAATTGCCCCACATCAAGTCCAACACATTGggagaaattgaagtggCATCTgtcaaagaagataatTTGTTAATTAAAGGTTTGAACATTGACAAAAAGCAAGtggaattcttcattggttCCATCATCGTGTTGATTGATTTTTTTGTCGAGAATGGAAACAGCATTCAAGGATTGAATGCCCCTAATTACAGTTCTGATCCTAGCCAGTTCGAAAGCGAAGTCTGTTTGAGAGCTGAGCATATTGCATTTACATCTATTATCAAGTCATTAAATTCGATGAAAGAAGCgctttctttcttgatggTGCtaattgaagaaattcaaataAACCagtccaacttcaacgatatcttcaagttcttgtcgTTGACTAATCAAGTCAATTTGTTGAGTTTGTCGTTCAAAGATCTCTTGTTGCCCAATAGGgaagtcaagaacttgatcaaggacTTGTTATCTTCtatcatcaacaaaaatATTCTCAAAGGTGGCTCTATCGACTTGATTGCTTCCTCTTTACAGGGTCGTTGTGGCTCTTTCTGTTCTACAGATGACGTATTGATCTTCAAGGCAATTGAGAATTTGACAAGAGCAAAAAATATTGGTTACAGAGACGCTGAAATCAAGTCCAAatgtttgaagaatgctGTGATATTATTCGAAGAAGCTCATGAATCTTTAACATTAGAAAACATTGAGAATTCCGTCAACATTATGTTGGATTTGGAATACTACGTAGGAGCAGTGggcttgttgttgaagttggctcACAAGGTTGGCAGCAATCCTAAGATCCCGAACGCGCAATTTGATCAGATAAATGCCCATGACAACTCAAAGAAAAACACTAGAGCCATTGAAgataacaagaaaagatcgcaattgttcaatttggtattcaagatcttgacaAGTGTTGATCTGAAGGCTATCAAAATTACCGAAACCAATAaccagttgttgatcaatGAATTCATAGAAGTAAGAGACTCGGCTTACGAGTCTTGTTTTGCTTCTCAAGACAAAGCGTTCCATTATGAATTCTACCAGTGGTTTATTGACCAAGGTGTAAGCGAACGTCTTTTAGAAATTGACACACCATTCATATTGccattcttggaagaaagatCTGAGAAGACGTTGGCTCTTAGCGACTTGTTGTGGCTCTACCATTCCAAAAGAGAACACTATTTCGAAGCAGCCAGTATCTTGTATTCTCTAGCTATATCTGAGTTCgcattgaacttgaaccAAAGAATTGAGTACTTGTCCAGAGCAAACGGATTCTGTAACTGTGTTTGCCCTCCTAACTTGAGACAAAAGATGATCCAGTTGTCTTCAGTTATTCAAGAGTTGTTTGATGTTGCCAATGTTCAGTTGGATATCTTGGCTGCTATCAATTCTGATTCTAGAATTAGCAAAGAAAATAAGGACATAGCTACATCTGCTCTTaatttcaagatcttgaccATTTcagacttgttcaacacaTATGCTGATCCTTTGGGTTACTACGACTTGTGtttgttgattttcaagatttcagACTACAAGAACACCGAcgatatcttgaagagatgGGAGTTATTCTTTGAGAAGATTTTCCATGAGTTCcttgtcaagaacaagtcgAGCCTGGAAGCGTTCTATATTCTCGTTAATAAAGCATTTTCATTAATTGGATCCAGGCTCTCGTCCAATGACTTGGTCTTCCCTATCGACGAGTTGATCAAGCTCATCAGCAAATACTTGCAGGAGGCTATTGAAGAGAACCCAGTTTCACAAAAGCCACCCAAGGGTGCGATCATAGACATGTTTGTGAAGTCTGGCGTTGGCTATGACAAGCTTTACTACGTCATCAAGTCATTGATTGAACACAACACATTCGAAATCTATCCTGGGTTCaccaacgacttgaaaaCGAACGAAATGGCATATTTAATCAAGAACTGGTACAACTCCGACAAGAAGTTACGAGAGTTGATTTCCAGCGACAAGATCAGAAAATTAGAAGATTATTCACTTGAGGTAGATCCTATTAGTGACTTGGTTAAGCATGGAGGTGTGTTATTCTAA
- the URK2 gene encoding Uridine kinase (Uridine monophosphokinase) conserved hypothetical protein (Uridine kinase (Uridine monophosphokinase) (Cytidine monophosphokinase)) — protein sequence MVKSVVVLIGGGHAAGKKTTAQLLKQEIETTLSKARHDVQLIDMNLYKDTHPNKTIDSSTYSTSKSAAITVSNGLQKYPPLKPSRFDFEKLKSDLLKFEDTPDESPQKIFIVHGLYSLYDKELRSMSQIKVFIDSDPDTRLIRWIRRDVLGVGLPEDSDKASLESVINAYLQGARAEMSDFIFPTKEFADVIMPRGAEANAVKLIFDGIVPHLADKHSQPERMYLPHASGNYLRPTGNNSDIFEQEKFDVQKNKFYELN from the coding sequence ATGGTGAAATCAGTTGTGGTGCTTATAGGAGGTGGACATGCTGCCGGAAAGAAGACCACGGCCCAGTTGCTTAAACAGGAAATCGAAACCACTCTTTCCAAGGCTAGACATGATGTCCAATTGATAGACATGAATTTATACAAGGACACCCATCCCAACAAGACTATTGACTCCAGCACCTACCTGACCTCAAAGTCAGCAGCCATAACAGTGAGTAATGGATTGCAAAAGTATCCTCCTCTTAAGCCTTCTCGTTTTGATTTCGAAAAGCTCAAACTGGATTTGCtcaaatttgaagacaCTCCAGATGAGAGTCCACAGAAGATATTCATAGTCCATGGCCTTTATTCGCTTTACGACAAGGAATTGCGTCTGATGTCGCAGATAAAGGTGTTCATAGATAGCGATCCTGATACCAGACTCATTCGTTGGATCAGAAGAGATGTTCTAGGTGTCGGTTTGCCTGAGGATTCAGACAAAGCGTCTTTGGAAAGTGTTATCAATGCGTATCTACAAGGAGCTCGTGCAGAGATGAGCGACTTTATTTTCCCTACTAAAGAGTTTGCTGACGTTATCATGCCTCGTGGAGCTGAAGCTAATGCtgtcaagttgattttCGACGGCATTGTTCCTCATTTGGCTGATAAGCATTCCCAGCCTGAGAGAATGTACTTGCCTCATGCGTCTGGAAATTACTTGAGACCAACAGGCAACAATAGCGATatctttgaacaagagaagTTCGATGtccagaagaacaagttctACGAGTTGAACTAG
- the FAL1 gene encoding RNA helicase involved in maturation of 18S rRNA: protein MDDFDRDLDNELEFSHKSTKNVKVHATFESMNLKPDLLKGIYGYGFEAPSAIQSRAIMQIINGRDTIAQAQSGTGKTATFSIGMLQAIDTNAKDCQALILSPTRELAVQIQNVVKHLGDYMNIHTHACIGGTHVGDDIKKLKQGQQIVSGTPGRVVDMVKRQQLSTRNIKMLILDEADELFTKGFKEQIYEVYKYLPPSVQVVVVSATLSREVLEMTNKFTTDPVKILVKRDQITLEGIKQYHVQCEKEDWKFDTLCDLYDNLTITQAVIFCNTKLKVNWLTDQMRKQNFTVVSMHGDMKQDERDSIMNDFRTGNSRVLISTDVWARGIDVQQVSLVINYDLPTDKENYIHRIGRSGRFGRKGVAINLITKEDVATLRDFEKYYSTKIREMPMNINDIM from the coding sequence ATGGACGATTTCGACAGAGATTTGGACAACGAATTGGAGTTCTCCCACAAGTCCACTAAGAATGTTAAGGTGCATGCGACTTTTGAAAGCATGAACCTCAAGCCAGACCTCTTAAAAGGCATATATGGCTATGGTTTTGAGGCTCCTTCAGCTATTCAGTCCCGTGCCATCATGCAGATCATTAACGGGAGAGATACTATTGCCCAGGCTCAATCGGGAACTGGGAAAACAGCCACTTTCTCCATAGGAATGCTCCAAGCCATAGATACTAATGCCAAAGACTGTCAGGCGCTAATTCTTTCCCCAACTAGAGAGTTGGCAGTTCAGATTCAGAACGTCGTTAAACATTTAGGTGACTACATGAACATCCACACACATGCTTGTATAGGAGGAACGCATGTGGGCGAtgacatcaagaagttgaaacagGGCCAACAGATTGTGAGTGGAACTCCAGGTAGAGTCGTGGATATGGTCAAGAGACAGCAATTATCCACTAGAAATATCAAGATGTTGATTTTGGACGAAGCTGACGAATTATTCACCAAAGGTTTCAAAGAACAAATCTACGAAGTTTATAAGTACTTGCCCCCTTCAGTCCAGGTGGTTGTAGTTAGTGCAACTCTTTCACGAGAAGTGTTGGAAATGACCAACAAGTTCACCACAGACCCTGTCAAGATTTTGGTGAAGCGAGACCAGATCACTCTTGAAGGTATTAAACAGTATCATGTTCAGTgtgagaaagaagactgGAAGTTTGATACGTTGTGTGATTTGTACGACAACTTGACCATCACCCAGGCCGTGATCTTCTGTAACACCAAGCTCAAAGTCAACTGGCTCACTGACCAGATGAGAAAGCAGAACTTTACTGTTGTGTCTATGCATGGTGACATGAAACAGGACGAACGTGACTCCATCATGAACGATTTCAGAACGGGAAACTCCCGTGTGTTGATTTCCACCGATGTGTGGGCCAGAGGAATTGATGTGCAACAAGTTTCGCTCGTGATAAACTACGATTTGCCCACTGATAAAGAGAATTATATACACAGAATCGGTAGATCCggaagatttggaagaaaggGGGTAGCCATCAATTTGATCACTAAGGAGGATGTTGCTACGTTGAGAGACTTTGAGAAGTATTACTCGACGAAGATCAGAGAAATGCCCATGAACATTAACGATATAATGTAG